The segment TTACAAGTGAGCGTTTTAGCTGACTTGTACATTGAAATGGGGATTttccgtaatcccagcactgagaggctgaggcagggtggGGATGAGTTGAAGGTCAGcgcacactcgtgcacacacacacacacacacacacacacacacacacacacacacacacacacaggtgttctgtcttctgaaaacaacaaagaaaaagccaAGTATAGAGGTGCCAGCCTGAAATCCAGCTTTTGAGAAGTGAagtcaggaagatcaggagttcaacaCCAACCCTAGGCCACATGAGAACCtgcctccaaaaaacaaaacaaaacaaacggcTGGGGGGAATGCTGGCCACAGAGGCATGAGTACAGGAGTTTGGATCCCCCCAGCACCCAAATAAAGGCATAGTGTGTGGCATGGTCTCTTGCCCCTGGACTGCCACGCTGGAAGGCACAGACAGGCCTGTGAGATTAGTCAGtcggtgagctctaggttcagtgagaaaccctgtctgaaaatgaGGTGGCAAATAATGAAGGAAATCACCAGGGCTGACACCAAACCAACCAGAACAGACCTGTGTGCACACCGCTTAGCCACCTTCTCTGATGCCTGTCTTTGTGGACTGCTCTACGGTGGGGCCATTGCCGCAGTCTCCTTTCTGTGATAGACTGTGTGACCGTAGGTGAGCCATGTCCACATGGGTCcaggtgttgttgtaaaaatataaaaataaaaaagaatagttGTCTTTTACTCcgctgggtctacacctcggtgccccaagatatctgctagatatcttggcggaaacacatcccagccatacgctttcctacactcaaaccctcacataaaagaacacacaacacaataatctttgacccaattgataagatataattgcccacttaaacatacaaagcccagtaccatccatcccttaagaatattgataacaacttataaatacacagagcagaatcttaacatcacctgccatggcttctcccctctctccgtactgtctcctttctcctagtctcctcttcaatcttctctcccgcccatccttccttctcctccaatgacaggcctccttctatcctgtagctgcccctcacctgtactttacaaattcaatggggaggtggttctggtgaagtcacctgagttctgagtatatgactaggcagctgtccttggggcagtggaattagcatcaaaatacagataacttcggGTGTTGCTGTCAGAGCTGGGTGAGCACACGTGCCCTGTAATGGCTGTCCACCCTATCCTGATGCCCATCTGTCAgatctattttgagacaggatctcattctcTAAGCCAGAGCGCgcagggattctcctgcctcggcctcaAGTCCTGCCATTACAGGTTGTCACAGATGCAGACAGATGCAGCTGTCGTCATTTGCTACACGCGTAGACACATTGCATCCGTGCCGTGCCAAGCTGTCCTACCCGCACAGTGAGCTTGAATGGGGCTCGGGGCAGCTGCACACAGCCCTGATGCCATGTCTCTCCTACCTGCCCCAACAGGCCCGGAGCATTCTTCTGACTCTGAATACACTCTTTCAGAGCCCgactctgaggaggaggaggaggaggaagaggaagaggagaccaCCGATGACCCTGAATATGACCCTGGCTATAAGGTGAAACAGCGCATAGGTGGGGGCAGGGGCGGCCCATCCCGCCGAGCGCCCCGAGCGACCCAGCCTGCTGGCCCACCTGCACAGCCCTGCCAGCTCTGTGGCCGATCGGCACTGGGAGAGGCCCCACCGGGTACCCCACCTTGCCGGCTCTGCTGCCCTGCAACGGCGACCCAGGAAGCCCCAGcccctgagagcagagctcttggggaggaagaggaggaacccTCTCGCACTGGAGAAAATCGGCCAGCGGGGCGGGATGGAGATGAAGATGAGGATGAGGGGGGCACCTACCACTGTACGGAGTGCGAGGACTCCTTTGACAACCTCGGGGAGCTGCATGGCCACTTCATGCTGCATGCCCGGGGCGAGGTTTAGGCAGGGCCACCAGAGAGCTGGTAAGAGGGGTAAGCGGGAGCAAGGGCTGAGGAAGCAGGGTTGGGGACTGGGGTCCCACCCGTCTGTGTCGTCTTAGCAGTAGATGTGTGAAGGGCTGAATAAAAGCCAGACTCCGTGTGCTGGCCCAGCGTGTTTGAGCCGCGTGAGCGTGACTGAGCGCGGTCTACAGTAGCACCCCTTGCTTCCACTGCCCATGTGCGAGATTACTGGTATGCACTGCCCTACCCAGCTTATGTGCTgctgggatcgaacccagggctctgtgagCATGTTACACCAAGCACTCTGTCAGCCGAGCCACAGCCCAGCACGTTTTGTTTGGCTTAGAGACAAGGCTttgttggctttgaacttgtttCTCTTGCTTCTGCCCTAGAATCACAGGTACAAAGCCACCGTACTTAGCTAGGGGTACTGGGGTTCAGGCCCACCGCCATTGATGTGTATGCTGTCAATACAGGAGCCAGGCAGGGCACCTTGGTGCCTGCCAGTTGCACAGGCCACTCCCACCACAGGGCCTCCGCTGGAAAGTCAGTTGCCTGGTTGTAGTCAGCCGCAAAGAAGCCTGGGAGGGGCCAGCCCTTCAGAGCAGATTGTGGTTTGCTGAGGTCCTGTTGGCCTTGAATATTCAGCCACCATATCACCTAGTCCCTGCTTCAAAGAGGACTGCCATTAGCATGGTAGCCAGCCACCCTGTGCTTCTTAGGTGTTTAGTGCCTGACCAAGGGCTGTATGTTTATGGAGTCAGAGTCCAGGAACGATGTGGCAGTGCCTTGATTTGTGTGACCTCTTCCAGAGCTGGATAGCTAACAAGTAGTTTTGAGTACCTCCCTTGTGTTAAGATTTatgtgagggttggggatttagctcagtggtagagcgcttgcctagcaagtgcaaggccctgcgtt is part of the Rattus norvegicus strain BN/NHsdMcwi chromosome 1, GRCr8, whole genome shotgun sequence genome and harbors:
- the Zfp428 gene encoding zinc finger protein 428 isoform b (isoform b is encoded by transcript variant 4): MTETREPTETGGYASLEEDDEDLSPEPDSEEEEEEEEEEETTDDPEYDPGYKVKQRIGGGRGGPSRRAPRATQPAGPPAQPCQLCGRSALGEAPPGTPPCRLCCPATATQEAPAPESRALGEEEEEPSRTGENRPAGRDGDEDEDEGGTYHCTECEDSFDNLGELHGHFMLHARGEV
- the Zfp428 gene encoding zinc finger protein 428 isoform a (isoform a is encoded by transcript variant 1), with protein sequence MTETREPTETGGYASLEEDDEDLSPGPEHSSDSEYTLSEPDSEEEEEEEEEEETTDDPEYDPGYKVKQRIGGGRGGPSRRAPRATQPAGPPAQPCQLCGRSALGEAPPGTPPCRLCCPATATQEAPAPESRALGEEEEEPSRTGENRPAGRDGDEDEDEGGTYHCTECEDSFDNLGELHGHFMLHARGEV